Proteins encoded together in one Lathyrus oleraceus cultivar Zhongwan6 chromosome 5, CAAS_Psat_ZW6_1.0, whole genome shotgun sequence window:
- the LOC127087181 gene encoding uncharacterized protein LOC127087181: MKEGKLNHQLQHQNGHLSPFKFAKLLDPEASWDKDQLGDVLHWIRQAMGLVFGLLWGAFPVVGGFWFILFLVLSSGIIYGYYSVILKVDEEEFGGHGSLLQEGLFASTTLFLLSWILVYSLAHF, encoded by the exons ATGAAAGAAGGTAAACTAAATCATCAACTTCAGCACCAGAACGGTCACCTTTCTCCTTTCAAATTCGCCAAATTGCTCGATCCCGAAGCTTCCTGGGACAAG GATCAACTTGGAGATGTATTGCATTGGATTCGACAAGCAATGGGCCTTGTATTTGGACTACTTTGGGGTGCCTTTCCAGTGGTTGGGGGATTTTGGTTTATCCT CTTTTTAGTTTTGTCCTCCGGGATCATATATGGTTACTATTCAGTAATATTGAAGGTTGATGAAGAGGAATTTGGCGGCCACGGATCCCTTCTCCAAGAGGGGCTTTTTGCTTCTACAACTCTATTCCTG CTTTCCTGGATTCTAGTCTACAGTTTAGCACACTTCTGA